Proteins from a single region of Cryptococcus neoformans var. neoformans JEC21 chromosome 6 sequence:
- a CDS encoding late endosome to vacuole transport-related protein, putative — protein MAQPSIPDHLHDGEELDEDLADITSQTRLSLSSASSGNRTARQSRSSSSATIRNLSAGGLFGRIRRRGKEDDYSDEDEEAIAGEELADTASPIPARGWRTHLTDDQDNEVEAGPSDYHERETATPSTPTSSSLPPSGWRQPSTQPFDPDALEEGPSDYWGAGTPPVVPAYLHESTPSTTIDSPVINEYDDDEYERRIRDVMAHNAQSTPGTNSPNLSVSESFPYHPSQIHGNRLHGRAHLDEKADSGIGEEEFGRRKVLIDDVSEATPSVASATPSKLQERYAPGSALSPSKRTSFIHPSVSRLRSHMRSSSSATQQSVQHPQLLQLRAPSHFSQIDVAKSETMSTTSAPLQPSNLPVQPPNIPRNKAELNQGPAFQFHPLRKLSAHLFARQTNGTSSPRPDINKRAGSVLKLPLGSPTTKEIPEAQNLGKPTVMDIRGMIAVGTDRGYIVVYGFGQEIKYILGPEEPTSAITAVAISSDETYIAVGFSSGSIYLYDLSSPSSPARTAHFLTLKQIQSGRREGHLEGSRILHIGFVGARHTSIVSGDEHGRAFWWSLGKVMGVESTDVIRMLGSYPSGLIPTTAPPYPAKRPTTLFSASPLPLGDSPHPTDKFSLSALLTPSKLVIVGMKPQAKTWFRKMRDGAGGDQGAYTGCTSWLRSGEVGKGFEKEVAKKKKVLEEVSDPVIAYSWGKAVRFVRVRVQEIGDDVSPDFVEGRKWEAGESVKFLDWYDSNHLLVITVSQLTLLDVRSMKAVEETPLQTQLLTSQDFYSGLSVKGIMENVPKSFAGSVRTHRGKLFLLTKSNLQVGTLLHWNDRILSQVHRGDFLSAINVALSYYNGTATGNTINLPFEASFRKEVVGKRIKELMKASLEWAFSPDRMSDDTHYSADGRGVDLTDLFEGLAASCIEACLDIGDTDFLFNDSYEHFSQMGIQGIFLHILEPFIFSGRLREVPPDIIKALITMHSEKGELDQAESMIWHVEPMSLDINQAITLCEAHGLWDAMIHVYTRAMRDYVAPIVKLIGVVRDIQQHRSNRPSLVRDERDGTEEMAPNAYKLYSYIETVLSGLSYPSGEALPEIEAHQAQTEVYTFIFQGRTVAWPQGGHDLVLTMDSKHSEPPYPYLSLLLHFDTEAFLHAMDIAFEDSYLNDPTGAINRQSIVNLMLDVMDPEYFHPGDITLLHIFVARNLPKYPQFLFIPPSTLHRILVSLASDPDQSTREDRQLAAEYLLSAYTPHDGEAMLSLFETAGFFRILSEAYRREGKWGKLISTLLRDPESDDEVFTALEEIIKTATPSAEVNQAVVDALPHLFDLGVRETAILLDKELSNIHPQAIQALGHAPHKQMAYLRCLLEPDPEETHNAPSSNIDLPSRHLYITLLAQHDPGHIVSFLDERGPSSFDLPRLVDQLDEAGLYEAELWALDRQGKVKETFVKVGDVLRTKGGELGEALVNDDVGSVHLALETIQGVAKMAVRLCREHSSPKVEGRNESGRGAMEVEDMWLGVLHEIIELVHTSSALTSISSDTVVLDTLRSLVQETLSSLVSSSSPSLSFPRLFKRLVDASTTTTKQSSKGRAYSEFRTILMGMLDSYRAEGEMLNMTTKLVEADLGEVTAEFVEKSMRGWRAEGGQCGECGKNLKKDQSWVVLGSGSVLHKSCFQV, from the exons ATGGCCCAGCCATCCATTCCTGATCATCTCCATGATGGTGAAGAGCTGGATGAAGATCTGGCTGATATAACGAGCCAAACACGGCTTTCACTATCTTCCGCCTCGTCTGGAAACCGCACAGCCAGACAAAGTCGAAGCTCAAGCTCAGCAACAATTCGCAACTTAAGTGCCGGAGGGTTATTCGGGAGGATaaggcgaagaggaaaagaagacgactattcagatgaagacgaggaagcgATTGCGGGGGAAGAACTCGCAGATACAGCGAGTCCAATTCCTGCTCGTGGGTGGAGGACTCATCTCACCGACGATCAGGACAACGAAGTCGAAGCAGGGCCGAGTGACTATCACGAACGGGAAACAGCGACACCCTCGACCCCTACATCATCAAGCCTTCCCCCATCCGGTTGGAGACAACCGAGCACCCAGCCGTTTGACCCAGATGCGCTTGAAGAGGGACCCAGTGATTACTGGGGTGCCGGTACCCCGCCTGTCGTACCAGCATACCTACATGAGAGTACCCCATCAACCACTATAGATTCACCGGTCATCAACGAatacgatgatgatgagtaTGAGCGACGAATACGAGATGTTATGGCCCACAATGCTCAATCGACTCCCGGAACCAACTCCCCAAATCTCAGTGTCAGCGAATCATTCCCTTACCATCCGTCTCAAATTCACGGCAATCGCTTGCATGGAAGGGCACaccttgatgagaaagCTGACTCTGGGatcggagaagaggagttTGGCCGACGAAAAGTTTTGATCGACGATGTGTCCGAAGCCACTCCATCTGTCGCCTCGGCCACACCTTCAAAACTACAAGAACGATACGCTCCAGGGTCCGCACTAAGCCCTTCCAAGCGAACGTCTTTCATCC ATCCCTCCGTTTCCCGTCTTAGGTCACACATGcgttcatcatcctctgctaCCCAGCAATCTGTCCAACACCCGCAGCTCCTGCAACTTCGCGCACCCAGTCACTTTTCTCAGATAGACGTGGCCAAGTCAGAGACTATGTCTACTACCAGTGCTCCCCTTCAGccctccaaccttcctGTGCAACCTCCAAACATTCCAAGGAACAAAGCAGAGCTCAATCAAGGGCCTGCTTTCCAGTTTCATCCTTTACGCAAGCTTTCAGCCCATCTTTTCGCTAGACAAACTAACGGAACGTCGTCACCTCGTCCAGACATAAACAAAAGGGCAGGCTCGGTATTGAAGCTACCATTAGGGAGTCCGACCACCAAGGAAATACCAGAAGCTCAAAATTTGGGAAAGCCTACGGTCATGGATATACGAGGCATGATAGCTGTTGGGACTGATAGGGGATATATTGTCGTCTATGGGTTCGGACAAGAAATCAAGTATATATTAGGTCCTGAAGAACCAA CGTCGGCCATCACTGCTGTGGCCATATCCTCAGATGAGACTTACATTGCTGTCGGTTTTTCTTCTGGGTCCATTTACTTATATGAcctttcttccccttcttcacccgCCCGTACAGCCCACTTCCTCACTCTCAAACAAATTCAGTCTGGCAGACGAGAAGGTCATCTGGAGGGTAGCCGGATACTGCATATAGGTTTCGTTGGCGCGAGGCATACCTCAATTGTCAGCGGTGATGAACACGGACGTGCTTTTTGGTGGAGCTTAGGCAAGGTCATGGGAGTGGAGAGTACGGATGTCATTCGTATGCTTGGCTCTTATCCGTCCGGCTTGATTCCAACCACCGCTCCACCTTATCCGGCCAAGAGACCTACAACTCTCTTTTCGgcctctcctctccccttAGGCGACTCTCCTCACCCTACTGACAAATTCTCACTTTCTGCTCTCTTAACGCCATCAAAGCTTGTCATTGTAGGGATGAAACCACAAGCTAAGACATGGTTCCGCAAGATGCGTGATGGAGCCGGTGGCGACCAAGGTGCTTATACCGGGTGTACATCATGGTTGAGGAGCGGAGAAGTTGGTAAAGGGTTTGAAAAGGAAgtggcaaagaagaagaaggttttGGAGGAGGTTTCAGATCCCGTAATTGCGTATTCGTGGGGTAAGGCTGTGAGGTTTGTCAGGGTCAGGGTGCAGGAAATAGGCGACGATGTATCTCCAGACTTTgtggaagggagaaaatgGGAAGCCGGAGAGAGCGTAAAATTTTTGGACTGGTATGATTCTAAC CACCTGCTTGTGATAACAGTTTCCCAATTGACCCTTCTTGACGTACGATCAATGAAAGCTGTTGAAGAGACACCTTTGCAAACACAGCTCTTGACAAGTCAGGACTTTTATTCGGGATTATCTGTCAAAGGTATCATGGAAAATGTGCCAAAGTCATTTGCGGGAAGTGTGAGAACGCACCGGGGCAAACTCTTTTTGCTT ACAAAATCCAACTTGCAAGTGGgcactcttcttcactggAACGACCGTATCCTTTCACAAGTTCATCGTGGCGATTTTCTCTCTGCCATCAATGTTGCTCTTTCCTACTATAATGGTACTGCCACCGGTAACACAATTAACCTTCCTTTCGAAGCTTCATTTCGCAAAGAGGTGGTGGGAAAGAGGATCAAGGAGTTGATGAAGGCCTCTTTGGAATGGGCGTTCTCGCCGGACAGGATGTCGGACGATACCCATTACAGTGCCGACGGACGAGGTGTAGACCTGACAGATCTGTTTGAAGGCCTTGCCGCATCCTGTATTGAAGCCTGTCTCGATATTGGTGATACcgacttcctcttcaatgaCTCATATGAGCACTTTTCTCAAATGGGTATCCAAGGGATTTTCCTCCACATCCTTGAacctttcatcttctccggTCGACTGCGTGAAGTCCCACCCGACATCATCAAGGCTCTCATTACCATGCATAGCGAAAAAGGCGAGCTCGATCAGGCAGAATCGATGATTTGGCATGTTGAGCCCATGTCACTTGATATCAACCAGGCTATCACTCTTTGTGAGGCTCATGGATTATGGGATGCCATGATACATGTTTACACTCGAGCCATGAGGGACTACGTCGCACCGATTGTCAAGCTTATTGGCGTTGTGAGAGATATCCAGCAGCATAGGTCgaatagaccttcacttGTTAGGGACGAGAGAGATGGTACAGAAGAGATGGCTCCAAACGCTTACAAGCTGTACTCCTATATTGAAACGGTCCTTTCCGGCTTATCCTACCCTAGCGGTGAAGCTCTTCCCGAGATTGAAGCCCATCAAGCTCAGACTGAGGTATATAcgttcatcttccaaggGCGTACAGTTGCATGGCCTCAAGGGGGCCATGATCTCGTCCTCACAATGGACAGTAAACACTCTGAGCCACCATATCCCTATctcagccttctccttcatttcGACACGGAAGCTTTCCTTCATGCCATGGATATTGCCTTTGAAGATTCCTACCTTAATGACCCTACCGGGGCAATAAATCGCCAATCCATTGTTAACCTCATGTTAGATGTTATGGACCCAGAGTACTTCCACCCAGGAGACATCACCCTCCTACACATTTTTGTGGCGAGGAACTTGCCAAAGTACCCACAATTCCTCTTCATACCTCCCTCTACCCTCCATCGTATCCTCGTCAGCCTGGCAAGCGACCCCGATCAATCAACAAGGGAAGATCGGCAACTTGCAGCTGAATACCTTTTGTCGGCTTATACCCCACACGATGGCGAAGCTATGCTCTCCCTCTTTGAGACAGCTGGTTTCTTCCGTATCCTTAGCGAGGCCTATCGACGAGAGGGCAAGTGGGGCAAGTTAATATCTACTCTGTTGAGAGATCCCGAATCGGACGATGAAGTGTTTACTGCATTGGAAGAGATCATTAAAACCGCTACTCCATCCGCAGAAGTCAATCAAGCAGTGGTTGATGCTCTGCCTCATCTGTTTGACTTAGGGGTTAGGGAAACGGCAATACTATTGGACAAAGAGCTTTCTAACATCCACCCACAAGCCATCCAAGCCTTAGGTCACGCCCCCCATAAGCAAATGGCATATCTGCGATGCTTGCTCGAGCCCGACCCAGAGGAGACGCACAATGCCCCTTCAAGCAACATTGATCTGCCAAGCCGTCACTTGTACATTACGTTACTAGCACAGCACGACCCTGGACACATTGTGTCATTCCTCGACGAGCGtggtccttcttcctttgatCTCCCGCGGCTAGTGGACCAACTGGACGAGGCCGGATTGTATGAAGCTGAGCTTTGGGCGCTAGACAGGCAGGGCAAGGTCAAGGAGACTTTTGTGAAGGTGGGCGATGTGTTGAGAACAAAGGGCGGGGAGCTAGGAGAAGCTTtggtgaatgatgatgtaGGAAGTGTCCATTTGGCGCTGGAGACTATCCAGGGAGTGGCCAAGATGGCGGTTAGGCTTTGCCGAGAACACTCTTCACCAAAGGTTGAAGGTCGAAATGAGAGCGGAAGAGGGGCaatggaagtggaagataTGTGGCTTGGAGTGCTCCATGAGATTATCGAGCTCGTTCATACCTCTTCTGCTCTCACCTCCATCTCGTCTGACACTGTTGTTCTCGACACTCTTCGGTCACTTGTCCAGGAGACTCTCTCTTCACTtgtttcctcatcctctccgTCACTCTCTTTTCCCCGTCTCTTCAAACGACTTGTGGATGCTTCAACTACGACCACAAAACAGTCTAGCAAAGGAAGAGCGTATAGCGAGTTCAGAACAATTCTCATGGGGATGTTGGATTCTTACAGGgcggaaggagagatgTTAAATATGACCACAaagttggtggaggcagatCTGGGCGAAGTAACCGCCGAATTTGTCGAGAAAAGTAtgcgaggatggagagctGAAGGAGGACAATGCGGAGAATGTGGGAAAAATTTGAAAAAGGATCAGAGCTGGGTGGTTCTCGGGTCTGGCTCTGTCCTTCACAAGTCATGTTTCCAAGTGTGA